One Keratinibaculum paraultunense genomic window carries:
- a CDS encoding flagellar hook-length control protein FliK: protein MLNVNSILEDIKTSNGNFSAIKSAKKNQENFAKKFEKYIKEQNEIGNINKQYKGSSKKTKFKNGITKKHIQDELPTDKRNKNKGEEVKDELLVLISSLLKLIEELDDLEIKNISSEFDLLKFQNINFQDVKNIKIEHLLDNLLLEDLTLNEVIELIENIEALLPKIKNNTEEKLIIESIYDTLEEILSKFKDAIKKDDFANLDRQIFTRRDLEDNNIKNNNDIKNSNSNKNIEELEDIDDLMIGSTMEDYFDIQEDKIRSTELLKKEFVSEDEAVIADEMLIVNEQEVVGEQPEFNNEFKNDYNNLIFGIINEKFDSENIESNEQKLQQVDYKDIFKQIVDKVKVNLENSKQEVKIKLKPEILGDLLLKMEMEKGSILAKIMVDNYKTKDIIEANLYQLKEDMRENGLEIKAFEVFVGTNEDFKRESDLDFNSNKKQNKSSTKLKIKNKELIEKETYLQNTLPIINEKGSINLLA, encoded by the coding sequence GTGTTAAATGTAAATTCTATTTTAGAAGATATAAAAACATCTAATGGCAATTTTTCTGCTATTAAATCTGCTAAAAAAAATCAAGAAAATTTTGCTAAAAAATTTGAAAAATATATAAAGGAACAAAATGAAATAGGCAATATTAATAAGCAATATAAAGGTTCTAGTAAAAAAACAAAATTTAAAAATGGAATCACTAAAAAACATATTCAAGATGAGTTACCTACTGATAAAAGAAATAAAAATAAAGGAGAGGAAGTAAAAGATGAACTATTAGTTTTAATAAGTTCATTATTAAAACTAATAGAAGAATTAGATGATTTAGAAATTAAAAATATATCTAGTGAATTTGATCTTCTAAAGTTTCAAAATATCAACTTTCAAGATGTTAAAAATATAAAAATTGAACATTTATTAGACAACTTATTATTGGAGGATTTAACGTTAAATGAAGTGATAGAGTTAATTGAAAATATTGAAGCTCTTTTACCTAAAATTAAAAATAATACAGAAGAAAAATTAATAATAGAAAGTATTTATGATACTTTAGAAGAAATATTAAGTAAATTTAAGGATGCAATAAAAAAAGATGATTTTGCTAATTTAGACAGGCAAATATTTACAAGAAGGGATTTAGAAGATAATAACATAAAGAATAATAATGATATTAAAAATAGTAATAGTAATAAAAATATAGAAGAGTTAGAAGATATAGATGACTTAATGATTGGTTCAACAATGGAAGATTATTTTGATATTCAAGAAGATAAAATAAGATCAACTGAATTATTAAAAAAAGAATTTGTATCTGAAGATGAAGCAGTTATAGCAGATGAAATGTTAATTGTTAATGAACAAGAAGTTGTAGGAGAACAGCCTGAATTTAATAATGAATTTAAAAATGACTATAATAATTTAATATTTGGAATTATTAATGAGAAATTTGATTCAGAAAACATTGAGTCAAATGAACAAAAACTTCAACAAGTAGATTATAAAGATATATTTAAGCAAATAGTTGATAAGGTGAAAGTAAATTTAGAAAATTCTAAGCAAGAAGTAAAAATTAAATTAAAACCAGAAATTCTTGGAGATTTATTGTTGAAGATGGAAATGGAGAAAGGATCTATATTAGCAAAAATAATGGTAGATAATTACAAAACCAAAGATATTATAGAGGCAAATTTGTATCAACTTAAAGAAGATATGAGAGAAAATGGATTGGAAATAAAGGCTTTTGAGGTGTTTGTAGGAACAAATGAAGATTTTAAAAGAGAAAGTGATTTAGATTTTAATTCAAACAAAAAGCAGAATAAATCATCAACTAAATTAAAAATTAAAAATAAAGAATTAATAGAAAAAGAGACATACCTGCAAAATACATTACCAATTATAAATGAAAAAGGGAGTATAAATTTATTGGCTTAA